From Fibrobacterota bacterium, the proteins below share one genomic window:
- a CDS encoding NAD(P)H-binding protein yields the protein MGLKVVVTGATGMVGKAVLLECLDSAAVEQVLAIGRRPIGMKHPKLSERLLADMSDPASIADALSGVDACYFCLGVSSMGMSEAEYSRLTYDLTLGFAKALAASSPQAVFCYVSGAGTDSSEKGKRMWARVKGKTENALQRLPFKAAYNFRPGFIRPMRGVASRTKTYQVLITLFRPLFPLLALSKAFATDSVTLGRAMLYVTQKLPEGRFVESVDINRYGKAG from the coding sequence ATGGGCTTGAAGGTCGTCGTAACCGGCGCGACCGGAATGGTGGGAAAGGCGGTCTTGCTGGAATGCCTGGATAGCGCCGCGGTGGAGCAAGTGCTCGCCATCGGCCGCCGGCCCATCGGCATGAAGCATCCCAAGCTCTCGGAGCGGCTCCTGGCCGACATGTCCGACCCGGCCTCCATCGCGGACGCCCTCTCGGGCGTGGATGCCTGTTATTTCTGCCTGGGGGTTTCGTCCATGGGGATGAGCGAGGCGGAATATTCCCGCTTGACGTACGACCTGACCCTGGGTTTCGCCAAAGCCCTGGCGGCCTCCAGCCCGCAAGCGGTCTTCTGCTACGTCTCCGGGGCGGGTACGGATTCCAGCGAGAAGGGAAAGCGCATGTGGGCGAGGGTGAAAGGCAAGACCGAGAACGCCCTGCAACGCTTGCCCTTCAAAGCGGCCTACAATTTCCGTCCCGGGTTCATCCGCCCCATGCGCGGGGTCGCTTCGCGCACGAAGACCTACCAGGTCCTCATCACCCTTTTCCGCCCCCTGTTCCCGCTGCTGGCCTTGTCCAAGGCTTTCGCCACGGATAGCGTCACCCTGGGTCGGGCGATGCTCTACGTAACCCAGAAGTTACCCGAGGGACGGTTCGTGGAAAGCGTGGATATCAATCGTTACGGCAAAGCGGGCTAG
- a CDS encoding YceI family protein, which yields MRICSGMVKSLIVSALAVGAAAQAKTYEAIKGESSLSYGLVHPMHHITGVSRDFLCQVDLSPDTVSSHIKVSAAISSFDSKNSSRDSHAMEMVEAMKYPKVEFSSDAVKPEGDGYLVSGNLTFHGITHPVSFHVTPKSAGGKEEIIGEFAVKLSDYKVERPSLLFVRTEDKLTIRFDLFAKP from the coding sequence ATGCGCATTTGCTCCGGTATGGTAAAATCATTGATCGTCTCGGCGCTGGCCGTGGGCGCGGCCGCGCAGGCGAAGACCTATGAGGCCATCAAGGGGGAGTCCTCCTTGAGCTATGGTCTGGTCCATCCCATGCATCATATCACCGGGGTCAGCCGGGATTTCCTGTGCCAGGTGGATCTGTCGCCGGACACGGTTTCCTCCCATATCAAGGTCAGCGCCGCCATCAGCAGTTTCGACAGCAAGAACTCGAGCCGGGACTCGCATGCCATGGAAATGGTGGAAGCGATGAAGTATCCCAAGGTGGAGTTCTCCAGCGATGCCGTGAAGCCGGAAGGCGACGGCTACCTCGTATCCGGCAACCTCACCTTCCATGGGATAACCCACCCCGTCAGCTTCCATGTCACGCCGAAATCCGCGGGCGGCAAGGAGGAAATCATCGGCGAGTTCGCCGTAAAGCTCTCCGATTACAAGGTCGAGCGCCCCAGCTTGCTATTCGTCCGGACGGAAGACAAGCTCACCATCCGCTTCGATTTGTTCGCCAAGCCCTGA
- a CDS encoding ThuA domain-containing protein: protein MLSRVFGRAMVLSLLALSIPSSISANGEKILVFKDSLPYSGHAAGIAAAMTLMKGFASSNAFTIDTTIHLTSFNKANLAQYAAVVLMYPEAYNKANPSTGLSDTMSADQDSAFKDWVLSGKGVVGVHAHTRMNSNWPWYVRTFMGLRYVNDIGPQSSTYHVSDPNEFLTMGLPKDFTDNQQVRVDSLFFTEADTSYKVLIRADAKDYPAGQTQSFYPFVYRHNYQGGRYFGLAPGHNADTWNSGSNWNKLFLNGILYALNRPGYGPTGIADGPAPMGFELQRFSDGRNQSLRFGLPKRAHVAIRLYDFKGRMLSRLIDATLDAGSHSVPLPEGLRGSLYFVDFKTADFHRTMKIVR, encoded by the coding sequence ATGCTAAGCAGGGTTTTCGGGCGCGCGATGGTGTTGTCCTTGCTCGCATTGTCGATACCGTCCTCCATTTCCGCTAATGGCGAAAAAATACTGGTGTTCAAGGATTCCCTCCCCTATAGCGGCCACGCGGCCGGCATCGCTGCGGCCATGACGTTGATGAAGGGATTCGCCTCGTCAAACGCCTTCACGATCGATACCACGATTCATCTGACGTCATTCAACAAAGCCAATCTGGCGCAATACGCCGCGGTCGTGCTGATGTACCCCGAGGCGTACAACAAGGCCAATCCCTCCACGGGACTGAGCGATACCATGAGCGCGGATCAGGATTCGGCGTTCAAGGATTGGGTGCTCTCGGGGAAAGGGGTAGTCGGCGTGCACGCCCACACCAGGATGAACAGCAACTGGCCATGGTACGTCCGGACCTTCATGGGCCTGCGGTACGTGAACGATATCGGGCCGCAGAGCAGTACCTACCATGTGTCGGACCCGAATGAATTCCTGACCATGGGCCTGCCCAAGGATTTTACCGACAACCAGCAGGTCCGGGTCGACAGCTTGTTTTTCACCGAGGCCGACACGAGTTACAAGGTGTTGATCAGGGCCGACGCTAAAGATTACCCGGCCGGACAAACGCAGTCCTTTTATCCCTTCGTCTACAGGCACAACTATCAGGGAGGACGCTATTTCGGATTGGCTCCCGGCCATAACGCCGATACGTGGAATTCAGGCTCTAACTGGAATAAGTTATTCCTCAACGGCATCCTGTACGCGCTCAATCGACCGGGATATGGGCCAACCGGGATCGCTGACGGGCCGGCGCCGATGGGCTTCGAGCTGCAACGGTTCAGCGATGGCAGGAACCAATCCTTGCGTTTCGGGCTTCCGAAAAGGGCCCATGTAGCGATCCGGCTTTACGATTTTAAGGGCAGGATGCTTTCGAGATTAATCGATGCGACCCTAGATGCCGGCTCCCACTCCGTGCCTCTGCCGGAGGGTTTGCGCGGTTCCCTATACTTCGTCGACTTCAAAACCGCGGATTTCCACAGGACAATGAAAATTGTCCGTTAA
- a CDS encoding DUF2188 domain-containing protein, whose protein sequence is MQPRIIYQVVPRNDEWHVVKGRNECEGRFKSKPDAVEFARFLAMREAVAELRVAKLDGSIQSEYTFGKDPHEVEG, encoded by the coding sequence ATGCAACCGCGAATCATCTATCAAGTGGTTCCCCGCAACGACGAATGGCATGTGGTGAAAGGCCGTAACGAATGCGAAGGCCGTTTCAAGTCCAAGCCCGATGCGGTGGAATTCGCCCGCTTCCTGGCGATGCGGGAAGCGGTGGCGGAACTGCGCGTGGCCAAGCTCGACGGGTCCATCCAATCCGAATACACCTTCGGCAAGGATCCGCACGAAGTGGAAGGCTGA
- a CDS encoding DinB family protein, translating into MKFIERKIQELADLSGKFAAEFSDLSAADADLKPEEKAWSINECLDHIIQCNRSYHNVLDAVAQNRHRRNAWSRIPFLPTFWAKMILKAVSPETQGKSKTFPVFMPLSSRYGRNLAGEVATSNAQLTEKLKAIREEDLDKQIITSPAGPFVTYSLRACITILVEHEKRHFNQAKRLKDALAGQKVPAGSPGAT; encoded by the coding sequence ATGAAATTCATCGAACGGAAAATCCAGGAACTCGCCGATCTCTCGGGTAAATTCGCGGCGGAATTTTCGGACTTGTCCGCGGCCGATGCGGATCTCAAGCCGGAAGAGAAGGCGTGGAGCATCAACGAGTGCCTGGACCATATCATCCAGTGCAACCGGTCCTATCATAATGTACTTGACGCGGTCGCCCAGAATCGGCATCGCCGCAACGCTTGGAGCCGGATCCCTTTCCTCCCGACCTTCTGGGCCAAGATGATCCTGAAGGCGGTTTCCCCCGAGACCCAAGGCAAATCCAAGACCTTCCCGGTCTTTATGCCCCTCAGCTCCCGCTACGGCCGCAACCTGGCGGGAGAAGTCGCGACCTCGAACGCGCAATTGACGGAAAAGCTGAAGGCGATCCGGGAGGAGGATTTGGACAAGCAGATCATCACCTCGCCCGCTGGCCCCTTCGTGACCTACTCGCTGCGGGCTTGCATCACAATCTTGGTCGAGCATGAGAAGCGGCACTTCAACCAAGCCAAGCGCTTAAAGGATGCCCTAGCCGGGCAGAAGGTTCCTGCCGGCAGCCCTGGCGCTACTTGA
- a CDS encoding NAD-dependent epimerase/dehydratase family protein, with amino-acid sequence MMKVFLTGATGYIGTAVTDALKAAGHSLTGMARNEESAKKLGIRGLTVVQAELTDKETITTVARTCDAVIHMAATNDANMATSDRATVEAILDALSGANKPFIYTSGVWVLGQTGATPADESSPTSPLGIVAWRPAHEILALTAKAMKGMVLRPGIVYGRGGGIPAMWVAAGREGEVRYVGAGNQKWPTVHVEDLADLYVKALAKPAAGAVWHGISGQVEVRKLAEAAAKAGGKGAKVSSVTVEEARKAMGPFADALAANQIISSDKTKQALGWKPSRPGILEDVAAGSYVQA; translated from the coding sequence ATGATGAAGGTTTTTCTCACGGGAGCGACGGGGTACATCGGAACCGCGGTTACTGACGCGCTCAAAGCGGCCGGACACTCCCTGACCGGAATGGCGCGCAACGAGGAGTCCGCTAAGAAATTGGGTATCCGCGGCTTGACCGTGGTGCAAGCCGAGCTCACCGACAAGGAAACCATCACCACCGTGGCCCGCACCTGCGATGCGGTCATCCACATGGCCGCCACCAACGACGCGAATATGGCGACGTCCGACCGCGCCACGGTGGAAGCCATCCTGGATGCTTTGAGCGGAGCGAACAAACCGTTCATCTACACCAGCGGCGTATGGGTACTGGGCCAGACCGGCGCGACGCCGGCGGACGAATCCTCCCCCACCTCGCCCTTGGGCATCGTCGCGTGGAGGCCTGCCCATGAGATCTTGGCGCTGACGGCGAAAGCCATGAAGGGCATGGTCCTGCGTCCCGGCATCGTGTACGGCCGGGGCGGAGGCATCCCCGCCATGTGGGTGGCGGCGGGACGCGAAGGGGAAGTGCGTTACGTAGGCGCCGGCAATCAGAAATGGCCCACGGTCCACGTGGAGGATTTGGCCGATCTATACGTTAAGGCCTTGGCCAAGCCGGCCGCGGGCGCCGTATGGCACGGGATCTCGGGCCAAGTGGAAGTGCGTAAGTTGGCGGAAGCCGCAGCCAAAGCGGGCGGGAAGGGCGCGAAGGTTTCCTCCGTGACGGTGGAAGAAGCCAGGAAGGCCATGGGCCCCTTCGCGGATGCCTTGGCCGCCAACCAGATCATCTCCTCGGATAAGACGAAGCAGGCTTTGGGTTGGAAGCCGTCGCGGCCGGGCATCCTGGAGGATGTAGCCGCGGGGTCGTACGTCCAGGCTTAG
- a CDS encoding adenosylhomocysteinase, which produces MTQAAPKGVKQSQYNAPTWGNFQVADMSLADFGRKELEIAEHEMPGLMATRAKYGKTKPLKGVRIMGSLHMTIQTGVLIETLKELGADVRWASCNIFSTQDHAAAAIAKAGTPVYAWKGETLEEYWECTLAALSFPGKNGELIGPELIVDDGGDATLLLHWGVKAEKDPSFLDRKAGSEEEAVILKLLKRTLKEAPGMWARYVKDWKGVSEETTTGVHRLYQMFEKGELLVPAINVNDSVTKSKFDNLYGCRESLADGIKRATDTMVAGKIAVICGYGDVGKGCAQSMRNFGARTIVTEIDPICALQAAMEGYKVTTVEDALAEGNIFVTTTGNVDIITAEHMSKMKDQSIVCNIGHFDSEVDIAGLRGWPGIKHVNIKPQVDKYIFPDGHCIYLLAEGRLVNLGCATGHPSFVMSTSFTNQSLAQIELWTKKLEVGVYTLPKHLDEEVARLHLDKLGVKLTKLSKKQSDYINVPVEGPYKANHYRY; this is translated from the coding sequence ATGACCCAGGCAGCGCCCAAGGGCGTCAAGCAGTCCCAGTACAACGCCCCCACTTGGGGCAACTTCCAAGTCGCCGATATGAGCCTGGCCGACTTCGGCCGCAAGGAGCTCGAGATCGCCGAGCATGAAATGCCCGGCCTGATGGCCACCCGCGCGAAGTACGGCAAGACCAAGCCCCTCAAGGGCGTTCGCATCATGGGCTCGCTGCACATGACCATCCAGACCGGCGTGCTCATCGAGACCTTGAAGGAACTCGGCGCCGACGTGCGCTGGGCCTCGTGCAACATCTTCTCCACCCAGGACCATGCCGCCGCGGCCATCGCCAAGGCCGGCACCCCCGTCTACGCCTGGAAGGGCGAGACCCTGGAAGAGTACTGGGAATGCACCCTGGCCGCCCTCAGCTTTCCGGGCAAGAACGGCGAGCTGATCGGACCGGAACTGATCGTCGACGACGGCGGCGACGCCACCCTGCTCCTGCACTGGGGCGTCAAGGCCGAGAAGGATCCTTCCTTCCTCGACCGCAAGGCCGGTTCCGAAGAGGAAGCGGTGATCCTGAAGCTCCTGAAGCGGACGCTTAAGGAAGCCCCGGGCATGTGGGCCCGCTACGTCAAGGATTGGAAGGGCGTTTCGGAAGAGACCACCACCGGCGTGCATCGCCTGTACCAGATGTTCGAGAAGGGCGAGCTGCTCGTCCCCGCCATCAACGTGAACGACTCGGTGACCAAGTCCAAGTTCGACAACCTTTACGGCTGCCGGGAATCCCTGGCCGACGGCATCAAGCGCGCCACTGACACCATGGTCGCCGGCAAGATCGCCGTCATCTGCGGCTACGGCGACGTGGGCAAGGGCTGCGCCCAGTCCATGCGCAATTTCGGCGCCCGCACCATCGTCACCGAAATCGACCCCATCTGCGCCCTGCAGGCCGCGATGGAAGGCTACAAGGTGACCACGGTCGAGGACGCCCTGGCCGAGGGTAACATCTTCGTTACCACCACCGGCAACGTGGACATCATCACCGCCGAGCACATGAGCAAGATGAAGGATCAGTCCATCGTCTGCAACATCGGCCACTTCGATTCCGAAGTGGACATCGCCGGCCTGCGCGGCTGGCCCGGCATCAAGCACGTCAACATCAAGCCCCAGGTGGACAAGTACATCTTCCCCGACGGCCATTGCATCTACCTGCTGGCCGAAGGCCGCCTGGTGAACCTCGGCTGCGCCACCGGCCATCCGAGCTTCGTGATGTCGACCTCGTTCACTAACCAGTCGCTGGCGCAGATCGAACTCTGGACCAAGAAGCTGGAAGTGGGGGTCTACACCTTGCCCAAGCACCTGGACGAGGAAGTGGCCCGCCTGCATCTGGACAAGCTGGGCGTGAAGCTGACCAAGCTTTCGAAGAAGCAGTCCGACTACATCAACGTGCCGGTGGAAGGGCCTTACAAGGCGAACCACTACCGCTACTAG
- a CDS encoding HD domain-containing protein, with product MAMDPIPDEDKDLRSILEMNLDGLDTLGVEDNSFRSAGPAEPMTLEKRMSGSARLTRLQAQWEKGQTGDAPSGLPFNRGLVQIEPAERTLTYKATVVKTWDSAVQDAKGIYDSICLGEMANLSQVRTLVGSFLDVLEKDRNILLALCLYQSPNLAEYLYRHGVNMCLVSLAAATASGYSKGQVLEIGQAALLADVGMAMVPEAILLKAGKLTEEELAEIHRHPANSFALLEKIHDASDYILAAAYQHHERLTGAGYPKRRSQAQISQVARIVAISDTLCAMVHKRSHRDALTPQMALDKVIKMGQMNFLDPVLIRNLLRYLSVFPIGTYVELVSGRMGRVVAAHPEDPTRPVISILRNEKGMPLPMKQILQVDLMKEKNEKIIKVVDGEAEKFRPLDGF from the coding sequence ATGGCGATGGACCCGATCCCGGATGAGGACAAGGATCTCCGATCCATATTGGAGATGAACCTCGACGGCCTGGATACCCTGGGGGTGGAGGATAATTCCTTCCGCTCCGCGGGGCCGGCCGAACCGATGACCCTCGAGAAGCGCATGTCGGGAAGCGCCCGCCTGACGCGGCTGCAGGCCCAATGGGAAAAGGGCCAGACCGGGGACGCTCCCTCCGGCCTGCCGTTCAACCGCGGACTGGTCCAAATCGAGCCCGCCGAGCGGACCCTGACCTATAAGGCCACCGTGGTCAAGACCTGGGATTCCGCGGTGCAGGACGCCAAAGGGATCTACGATTCCATCTGCCTGGGGGAGATGGCCAATCTTTCCCAGGTTCGCACCCTGGTCGGCTCCTTCCTGGACGTGCTCGAAAAGGATCGCAACATCCTGTTGGCCCTTTGCCTGTACCAATCCCCCAACCTGGCCGAATACCTCTACCGCCATGGGGTGAACATGTGCCTGGTCTCCCTCGCTGCGGCGACGGCTTCGGGCTATTCCAAGGGCCAGGTGCTGGAAATCGGCCAGGCCGCCCTCCTCGCCGACGTGGGCATGGCTATGGTCCCGGAAGCCATCCTGCTCAAGGCCGGTAAGCTTACCGAAGAGGAACTGGCCGAGATCCACCGCCATCCCGCGAACAGCTTCGCCCTCCTGGAGAAGATCCACGACGCGTCCGATTATATCCTGGCGGCGGCCTACCAGCATCATGAACGCCTGACCGGAGCGGGCTATCCGAAGCGGCGCTCCCAGGCGCAAATCTCCCAGGTGGCACGCATCGTCGCCATCTCGGATACGCTCTGCGCCATGGTCCATAAGCGCTCGCATCGCGACGCGCTCACTCCCCAGATGGCCCTCGACAAGGTCATCAAGATGGGCCAGATGAACTTCCTCGATCCGGTCCTCATCCGCAACCTGCTGCGCTACCTGTCCGTCTTTCCCATCGGGACCTATGTGGAGCTCGTCTCCGGCCGCATGGGCCGGGTGGTGGCGGCGCATCCCGAGGATCCTACGCGTCCCGTCATCTCCATCCTCCGCAACGAAAAGGGCATGCCTCTGCCCATGAAGCAGATCCTGCAGGTCGACTTGATGAAGGAGAAAAACGAGAAGATCATCAAGGTGGTGGATGGGGAAGCGGAGAAGTTCAGGCCCTTAGACGGATTCTGA